From Coccinella septempunctata chromosome 4, icCocSept1.1, whole genome shotgun sequence, a single genomic window includes:
- the LOC123311823 gene encoding uncharacterized protein K02A2.6-like — MIYCQVHSNNSYKWKPGRITDKIGNVMYEISLENSQRILRVHANQLKKRYVKCSGNENDILPLEILMESFEISRNQGKNVATTSSAESRELLQPEPILEVIPDRVVQNSQQEMDISAKPRCEVRPTRTKRIPRYLKDFELRKGDVGNE; from the coding sequence ATGATTTATTGCCAAGTTCATAGTAATAATAGTTACAAATGGAAACCTGGAAGAATCACCGACAAGATCGGGAATGTCATGTATGAAATATCACTTGAAAATTCCCAGAGAATTTTGAGAGTACATGCAAATCAGTTGAAGAAAAGATATGTTAAGTGTTCTGGTAACGAGAATGACATTCTGCCCCTCGAAATTCTGATGGAATCCTTTGAGATATCTAGGAACCAGGGAAAAAATGTGGCCACGACTTCATCAGCCGAATCAAGGGAACTACTTCAACCCGAGCCTATCCTTGAAGTTATCCCAGACCGCGTTGTACaaaatagtcaacaagaaatgGACATATCTGCAAAGCCTCGATGTGAAGTTAGACCAACTAGAACTAAACGAATTCCTCGTTACCTGAAAGATTTTGAACTCAGAAAGGGAGATGTTGGGAACGAGTGA